A region of the Chloroflexota bacterium genome:
CAGAGTGCGGGGTGGACTTTGAGGGAGAAGCGATACGGCCGACCGGTATCGAGAGGTGGATCTCATTACAGAAGAGCTGATGATCAACCTCCTCAGCCAGACAGATGATAAACTGAGGCACCTTTCGACATGTGGCGAGCAACGAGGTGGTCAGGTTGCGAGCAGCATGTCTGCGAATGTCTTCCTGCCTCCAGAGAAAGGTGCTGGGAATCTTGACTTCATTGTATGTAAACTCTATCGGTTCTCCACGGACATTGACGAGAAACAGCGCGCCTCGAAACACCCTGTTATCCTGCGATGCGTCGATTCTCAGGTAGCCTGCTGTACCCAGTGCTTCTGCTTCGTCAGCATCACGGAAAGGAATCGGCATCCCAATCAGTCCTCGCCCACCCTCTTCAGAGGTTCCCACCACTTTCGTCTGGACTATCCTCAGAGGATTGCCCCAGCTCGGGCTGCTCAGAGTAGTCGTGTCGCAGGTCGGAGACTTCAATCTCTGGCGTGTAGTCTGGATATAGCCGTCTCAAGTCCCACTCATTGATCCATCGTTTGATGTGCTGCCTGATCCGCCAGTCATGATGCGTCTGATACACTGAAGGAGGGGCCCATTCATAGGCCTGCGAGTAGATGGCTTGCACTTTGGCATAGATCTCGGCAATTGTGGCTTCACTAGGTCTCGCAAGTTTCCCGTGCTCCCATCGATCCCGAATCATACGCATTCCACTTTCTGCCTGACTGGCTAGTAACAGCTCTTCCTCGCTGCCTCCACCTCGTAATCTGCCGGGAATTCTCTCCTCATCGTGTAAAAGAACAACTTCCTCAAAATCCTCGGTGATAGAAAGAACGGATGCAAGTCCAGCAATGTTTTCTCCCTCTAGCTTTCCCATCAGACGAGCGATCTGTGCATAGGATTTGGCCCGTTGCCTGAGAGAATACTTGCCCATAAGCTCGACCTCGTCAATGAGGACTACCCAACCAGCATAACCTGCTGCGCCCATCAGTTGGGCGGCAAACGAGTAACGCTGGCGAGCCAGTTCCTTGTCGGACACCTTGTCCATCTTGTATGTAGCGCCCTCCTTCAATTTGCCGAGCCATCCTCGCAATTCCGGCCTATAGAGCTTGTTTCCGGACCAAAACTGGATAATACGATCTGTTACCTCCGGATCACTGCTGTGCTGAAGGATGAATACCGTGGCAGCAAACTGAGTGCTTAGTTTGCTGTCCGACCGATTGACCCATTGGTAGAAATGGGCATACGGCGGCGTGTTGAAATCAATCCGCGCCACAACGGCTGTTAGTCCTGCACCGACTCGGTCCGGCACCTGTGCGGAATCTATAGCTGCTCTATACAGTTTGGCCAGATCATAGAGTGGCGTCTCCTTGCTGATGACTACCTTGCTGCAGACAAAATTGCTGCCCAATGCAATGTCCTGCAGGTGTTCCAACAAATGAGACTTCCCCGAGCCGAAGTCATCGACGATGATAGTTCCTGCGTGTGCAGTTCCTTGCTGTAGTCCATCCTTTACGACGGCCAGTTGCTTTCTAAACTGCGCCTCGATGTCAGGCTGTGAACTGCCCAGTGCATGCACGGCATCCCGGTTGGGTACACCGGAACGAAGTGCCTCTATGGCGCGACGGCTCTGCACCTTAGCCTCCAGTTTCATTGAGAGCCTCCTCGCAAGTGAATAGTTGCGGAGTCGCCATGCCTTGAGAGACGAACCAGCGACGACAACGGATTTGTCCGTTTCCGGTCATGAACTTCGTCCCAGATACGAAACATCAATGCCTGATATGCGAATAGCCCGCGCTTCTTGTCCAGTTCATCAAGGAAGCCCGGCGGGGCAATGACCATTATCAAGCAATGCCCGAGATCATCGGTGTCGTCAATGAATTGGCGGAGGACGTTATAACCATCAAGAACCATTGGTCCACTATAGTAGATAGAGCCATCAGGTTCCCCGGGTCTCTTGGCTTCCATGTAGCGAGAGATATCAAGTGTCAATACCAGCCCAGCGTTGCCGTTAATGTGCAGCCAATGTGATAGCGAGGACAGCATATGCCGACCGTTATGGCGCCCAATCTTCTGGAATATCAAGGCTGACTTCAGTGTCGAAATCGGCTTGAGTTCACCTCGAAGCCAATCCTTAATGCCTTCGGGAATACCTGTTGGGACACCCTCTGGGTCTATTTGTGCACGGCACAGCCACATCATTGCTATTCGAAACTCCTGGGTCATGGCATAGTCTCGAAACAGACGTTCTCTCAACAGGTGGATAATGATGACGCGCATCTCTCCTAAATCGTTGGCATTCAGTGCAGCGATCTGCGCCAGTCTGAAATCATTCCGGTCATCAGGAAGAAGATAGTGCTTTTCAGAGAGAATAGAGCGAAGGAAAGCATATGCGAGATCTTCCCAGGCCACATCCCTGGCAATGGCATGGAATATTCTGTCAATCATCTGCGTCTTTGTTGTGGCTGAGTCCAGGGAAACGAAGAGGTAGCCGTCTTCTTCCGCTGCCAAGCGCAGTTGCTCCACGAGATCATCGTGTTCAAGACAGTCCAGCGGCACCACAAACTTGACGGCAGCGCCTCCATTTCTAACGAAATCCTGAAGGTATTCCCTACGGAGTATTGAAAGCCAATCATTAGCTGACATTGAAGTTGACATAGCTACTGTTCCTTGGGACCCTCGGTGAAGGAGACGCCGTAGTATGATCTCTCCTGTCCTTCTTCAGTTATGACAGTGATGATCTTGCTTGGGGTCTTGGTTCCCGTACTCGCTGGAAAGCGTACCCTGGTTCCAGATCGAGTGGTATCAATGCCGCTGCGGTGGAGAAGGTAGATATCCCGGGCGAACTCTTGCTTGGTGTATTCTCTGGTCTGCCCCGGCAACAGTGTTAGCAACTCGTAGATATCGAGCAACTGGATGACGGGGGACATTTGCGGAAGGCCTTTGGCACGCATCGCCACAGCCTTTGAATAGGTCTTGAACAGCGCTTCCAAAAAGGCTTCTGATCTGAAGGGCGGCGGTTTGCGCTGCAATTCCTTAAGCCGAGCCACCAGTACAGAGGGACGAATACGACTATCACGCTTTCTGTCTATGGATACCGCCTTGTCGGTAGATGACACACGGATGAGTACCGGATAGCAGTACAAGCGTTCGTCACGTTCGTAGATGCTAACGCCCATTTGTTGCCCAACATGGATGATTTCCTTGGAATAGAGACCACCTGCCAGATAGCGTTCCTCATCAAAATTCCAACCTTCTTTAGCATTACTGAACTGCTGCCTGAGGGTGGCTATCGCCTTATCAGCAAGATCGATTGAAGTGCGCAATTCTCGAAGACTGCCCACTTTGGCGGCGGCACGAAACTTGCTGACACAACGTGTCACTGATTTTGCTGCCTTTAACGTTGCCTCGGCATCTGCCTCGGTCTTGGCCAGGGCTTGCTCGAGAGTTGGGACTCCGCTATCTTGCATGTATCCTCCTTACCTGTGTCTGCACGTGCAGAGATATTCGCACCTCAGGAGTCGATCGCCGCTGACCCATACTATCGAATATACTTGCCTGAAGTCAAGGGGTGAGTGTGCGGTGTCCAGGACATACTATACAGTTCTTGGGGTACGGATATACTGAGTACATCGAGCGTACCCTGGAACTTCACGGCATAGACGTGAAGGCTTTAGACTGGAGGGAGTATGAAACCTGGACCCCGTACCGGTCTCATGACACTCAGCATTGATTACAAGCAACTCAGAAGGATTAATCCTGAAGCTGCCAGGAGAGCTGTCCTGGAGTACCTCAGATCAAGCGGCCACAATATTGCCAAGACAGCGGCTGTCTTTGGCATCAACCGTCCGGTAGTCTATGACATCATCAGAAAAGAGAGGGAGGGTGATCTACAGGATCGATCACGGGTGCCAAGGCATCAGCCGGGGAAGACACCAAGTACGATCGAGGATAAGGTCATTGAGGCCAAGAACAAGACACGGTTAGGACCAGAGAGGCTGTCGCGTTATCTTAAACAATACGAAGGCATAGGTGTTGCTGTGGGGACCATCCGCCACATTATCAGGAGGAACAAGCAGAGGTTGGAGTATCACTTACCTCAACACAGGGTGAGGAAAGAGAAACGGGAGTTTGTTGACTGGTATTCAGCCAAGCCGTTTGAGATCGTGCAGATCGACTTGAAGTACATCAGGGACCATAAGGCCTTAAGTCGGGAGCAGATGATCCACCTCGACCAGTACAACATACCCAACTTTCAGTGGAGTGCTCTGGATGTGAACTCCCGATTCAAGCTCATAGCCTACTCCAGGGAAAAGTCCTGGACCAATGGGCTGTGTTGGTATCTCTGGGTTATCTCCTGGCTGAGATCACATGGGGTGAAATCCACCATTGTTTTCACCACAGACAATGGTGAGGAGTTTGGGGGCCAGTCCTGGATGAAGGTGAGGGAGTTGAGGAAACTCATTGGCGGCTTTGGCTGTCGGCTGATTCAGAATCACAAGGGGCACTGCGAAGAGAATGCCCACGTGGAGCGTTCTCACCGCACGGATGACGATGAGTTCTACATTCCCAGGGTACTGGCCATCAAGAGCGAAGCCGACCTCTTAGACGAAGCCATCGGCTACATATACTACTACAACAATGTCCGAGAACATTCTTCTCTTGACTATCAGACGCCCTTCTCCTATTTGAAAAGACATCTCCCAGACATCGATGATACAATCAGATTCGTTATCCCCATCATGCTCGATAACGTATCTGTTCAACTGGGCCCCTGGAGTGGATACCATGTCCTGGGCCAGCACCTGAGCATTATCCCAAATCCACCACCTGTTTTCGTTATCGGTGTGGTGAGAGGCTTGGTGTGGTCTTGGATATGCCCCGTAAGCAGAAGCTGGGGGTTGCTATCGGAGGACTTTCCCCACTCTTAGCGGCCAAGGAATGCCGAAAAGGGCTGCCTGCAGCCAAAAAAGCGCACTATTCCCCCTTCCGCCTGAATGGCATCACTCTTTTGCTGGTCACTTATCGGCCAGTATCATGGCGGTCCCGCCGCCACAGGTAAGCCTCTGTAGTCCTGAGACAGCGCGCTAATGCGTCGCCTCACTTCCAGCAGTAGCCCACAGGCCGGATGATCTGCACTCAAGCGGATGATGAGATGACGGGCATGCCTTACTACCCGTCCAGCTATGTTGATGAAGCCAAACCGCACTGCCTTCATTCGCTTTGGCGCCCATCCCTCAGGCATGGCCAGC
Encoded here:
- a CDS encoding DUF2791 family P-loop domain-containing protein, with amino-acid sequence MKLEAKVQSRRAIEALRSGVPNRDAVHALGSSQPDIEAQFRKQLAVVKDGLQQGTAHAGTIIVDDFGSGKSHLLEHLQDIALGSNFVCSKVVISKETPLYDLAKLYRAAIDSAQVPDRVGAGLTAVVARIDFNTPPYAHFYQWVNRSDSKLSTQFAATVFILQHSSDPEVTDRIIQFWSGNKLYRPELRGWLGKLKEGATYKMDKVSDKELARQRYSFAAQLMGAAGYAGWVVLIDEVELMGKYSLRQRAKSYAQIARLMGKLEGENIAGLASVLSITEDFEEVVLLHDEERIPGRLRGGGSEEELLLASQAESGMRMIRDRWEHGKLARPSEATIAEIYAKVQAIYSQAYEWAPPSVYQTHHDWRIRQHIKRWINEWDLRRLYPDYTPEIEVSDLRHDYSEQPELGQSSEDSPDESGGNL
- a CDS encoding DUF2791 family P-loop domain-containing protein, encoding MSTSMSANDWLSILRREYLQDFVRNGGAAVKFVVPLDCLEHDDLVEQLRLAAEEDGYLFVSLDSATTKTQMIDRIFHAIARDVAWEDLAYAFLRSILSEKHYLLPDDRNDFRLAQIAALNANDLGEMRVIIIHLLRERLFRDYAMTQEFRIAMMWLCRAQIDPEGVPTGIPEGIKDWLRGELKPISTLKSALIFQKIGRHNGRHMLSSLSHWLHINGNAGLVLTLDISRYMEAKRPGEPDGSIYYSGPMVLDGYNVLRQFIDDTDDLGHCLIMVIAPPGFLDELDKKRGLFAYQALMFRIWDEVHDRKRTNPLSSLVRLSRHGDSATIHLRGGSQ
- a CDS encoding integrase core domain-containing protein, producing the protein MKPGPRTGLMTLSIDYKQLRRINPEAARRAVLEYLRSSGHNIAKTAAVFGINRPVVYDIIRKEREGDLQDRSRVPRHQPGKTPSTIEDKVIEAKNKTRLGPERLSRYLKQYEGIGVAVGTIRHIIRRNKQRLEYHLPQHRVRKEKREFVDWYSAKPFEIVQIDLKYIRDHKALSREQMIHLDQYNIPNFQWSALDVNSRFKLIAYSREKSWTNGLCWYLWVISWLRSHGVKSTIVFTTDNGEEFGGQSWMKVRELRKLIGGFGCRLIQNHKGHCEENAHVERSHRTDDDEFYIPRVLAIKSEADLLDEAIGYIYYYNNVREHSSLDYQTPFSYLKRHLPDIDDTIRFVIPIMLDNVSVQLGPWSGYHVLGQHLSIIPNPPPVFVIGVVRGLVWSWICPVSRSWGLLSEDFPHS